CGCGCCCGGGCCTCGCCCTCCTCGCCGAGGTCGGCCGCGGCGCTCGCGTCGCCGGCCACCTCGTCGGTGGTGGAGGCGATCTCCTCGACGGTCGCCGAGAAGTCGTCGGTGTCCGCGGCCGTCTCGCGCAGCCGGTCGGTCTGTTCGTCTAACTCGTCGGCCAGCTCGCGCATCTCGGCGGCCACCTCCTCGTTCATCGCGGCCACGTCGTCGGCCTCGGCCGCCATCTCCTCGCTCGTCGCCTCCACGTCGCCCGCGAACGACTGGATGTCCTCGACCGTCGTCGAGAGCCCGCCGGTCATCTCGTTGTACGCGGCCGTGATGCGCTCGATCGCGTCGACGTCGCTGTCCTCGGAGAGCCGGCGCGTGAGGTCGCCCTCCGCGGCCCGCTCCATCGCGCCGCCGATCTCCTCGGCGCGGTCGAGCAGCGTGTCGGAGAGTTCCTCGGCCTCCTCGCGGGCCGTCTCCGCCTCGGACTGCGCGCGCTCGGACTCGGCGACCGCGTCCCGGAGCGACCGGCGCGTCTCGTCGAAGGCGTCGAACAGCCGCCCGATCTCGTCGCGGCGGTCGGAGGTCGCGTTCGCGTCGAACTCGCCGCGGCCGACCGCCTCGGCGGTCTCCGTCAGCCGCCGGAGCTCGACCGCGACGTTCCCGACGAGGACGATGCCCAGCAGGCCGAGGTTCAGCGTGACGACGACGCCGACCGCTGTCAGCGCCGCCGTCGCCGCGGCCGGCGTGCCCACCGTCGCGACGTGCCCCGCGAAGAGGGCGACGAATCCGAGCGTCGCGGCGAGCGTCAGGAGCACGGCCGCCCCGACCCGTCGGCCGTACCGCGTGGTGATCGCGTTCAGCATATGGTCTGTATGTACCAAACGAGATGCCCTATTTAGGAGTACAGGCCAAATTACACGCGTCGATAATTCGACGGACGGTGAGTCTTCGACCCGGTTTGGGTCCGAAACCCGCCGAATTCGGGGTGATGGGCCGCCTCGGGACCGGCCTTTTTCCGGCAGCCGCGCCACCCACGAGCATGCCCAGCGTCAGCGGCACGTACATCGAGAACCGCCAGCGCGTCCAGCCCACGCACACGAACAACTACGAGTCCGCCCACGGGGGCAACGTCGTCAAGTGGATGGACGAGATCGGCGCGATGTCCGCGATGCGCGCCGCGGGCGAGACCTGCGTCACGGCCAAGATCAACGGCCTCGACTTCAAGCGGCCGGTCCCGCAGGGAGACACCTGCGTCATCGAGTCGTACGTGTACGCGGTCGGGCGCACGAGCCTTCGCACGCGGATCCGCGCGTACCGCGAGTCGCCGCGCACCGGGGAGCGCCAGCTCACCACGGAGTCGTACTTCGTGTTCGTCGCCGTCGACGAGTCGGGGACGCCGACGGCCGTCCCGGAGCTGGCGGTCACGGGCGACCGCTGTCGGGAGCTCCGCGACGAGGCCCTCGCCGCGGAGCCGGACGAGGAGCGGTGATCGACCCCGCGGCGGCGCGACCGACCGCCGTCGCCCTCGACCACGACCCGTCGCATGTCAGTCTCCCGTCGTCGGACGCCACCACCGTAGTATCCCCGCCGTAGGGGGTTGACGGCGGGGTTTCGAGCGAAAGTGACAGTTTCGTTGAAACGCGAGTTTTTATAATTAATGAACGTGATGAACCCACGTCGCATGTGGGAGACTATTCCTAACACGAGCCGTGGAGGGTGTCGAACCGCTGGATACGACGGAGGGGGGTCCGAATGACGACCGGGGTCGACGTCGCGATCGCGGCGGTCCCGCTGCTGCTCGCCGGCGTCCTGCTCGTCGGCTTCCTCTGGCCGGCGACCCGCGCGATGCCGCTGGCGTGGGTCGCCGCGATCGGGGTCGGCTACTTCGCGTGGAACATGCCGGTGAACTGGCTCGCCGGGGCGTCCGCCGTGGGGGTGATGACCGCGATCGAGATCCTCTGGATCGTCTTCGGCGCGCTCGTCCTCCTGTACACGCTGATGGAGGCGGGCGCGTTCGACCGGATCAACCGCGGGTTCGCGACGGTCAGCGACGACCGCCGCGTCCAGATCGTCCTGATCGCCTTCTTCATGGCGACGTTCATCGAGGGGGCGGCCGGCTTCGGGACGCCCGCGGCGGTCGTCGCGCCGCTGCTCTTGGGGCTGGGCTTCCCGGCGCTCGCGGCGGTGGTCGCGGCGATCATCGGCCACATCATCGCCGTCACCTACGGCGCGGTGGGGACGCCGATCGTGGTCGGGATCCAGAGCCCGATGGAGAGCGTCGATTTCACCCGGACCGCGATCGAGGGCGGGGGGATGACCGTCCGGGAGTTCTCGGTCGAGGTGGCCGCGTGGGCCGCGACGTATCACGCCCTCGTCGGGTTCGTGATGCCGCTTTTCGCGGTCGGGATGGTCGTCTACTTCTTCGGTGACCCCGACGAGCGGTCGCTCGCGCCGGCGTGGGAGGTCGCGCCGCTCTGTCTGGTCGCCGGGATCTCCTTCGCGGTCCCGTACTGGGTCTCGGCGTGGTTCCTCACCGCCGAGTTCCCGGCGCTCATCGGCTCGATGGTGGGCGGCGCGATCGTCCTGTCGATCCTGCGCGCGGGGTACCTGCTCCCGGACGAGGACTGGGAGTTCCCCGAGCGCGACCGCTGGGAGGACCACTGGGTCGGCTCGATCGAACCGGGGCAGTCGAACGGGTCGAACGGCGGTGCCGAGAGCCGCGGCGGCGTCTCGCCCGAGGCGGAGGCGGCCGACATCACCGACGTCGACGAGGAGATGTCGCTCCTGAAGGCGTGGTCGCCGTACGTCCTGCTCGTGGTCCTGCTGGTCGTGACGCGGGCGGTCGGTCCGATCTCCGATTTCATCAACCGCAGCGCCTTCGTCATCAACTGGAACGACATCCTCGGGACGACGCTCAGCGGCTCCGTCGCGTGGATGAACGTCCCCGGGTTCTGGCTGCTCGTGAGCGCCGTGCTGGCGATCCCGATCTTCGGGATGTCCGGTCAGGAGGTCGGTGACGCCTGGAGGGAGGCCGCCCGGAAGATCGTCTCGCCGTTCATCGCCCTCGTCTTCGTCATCGCGATGGTTCAGGTGATGCTCCAGTCCGGCGCGCACCCGAGCGCGCCCGAGGTCGGGAGCATGATCGTGTTGCTCGCGCAGACGACCGCCGACCTGCTGGGGGTCGCGTATCCGGCGTTCGCGTCGCTGATCGGCGCGCTCGGTGCCGCGATGGCCGGGTCGAACACCGTCTCGAACATCACCTTCGGCGCGTTCCAGTTCGAGGCGGCGACGCAGCTCGGGCTCCCGCGGACGATCATCGTCGGCGCGCAGGCCGTCGGCGGTGCCATCGGGAACCTCGTCGCGATCCACAACCTCGTCGCCGCGCTGGCGACGGTCGGCCTCCTCGGACAGGAAGGGCGGGTGATGCGGCTGAACCTCATCCCGCTGCTGTACTACGCGACGGGCGTCGGGCTGTTGTGTCTGCTGTTCAGCTACGTGCTGTTCACCGGCGTGTTCTGAGCGTCGGGACCGACGCCGCGGCGCGGACTTTTTCGCTCGACGCGACCGCGACTCGCGAGCCGCGGCGCTGGCACTAACGGCGGAATCGAAGACGGAGAACCGCTCGACTCGGAAGCCTCGCCAGCGCTCGGGCCGTGGTTTCGAATTTCGGACGGGCCGGACGGCGCGTTACCGAGAGAAACGGGGAACGCGGTTCAGGCGCGGAGCCACTCGACGAGGCGTGCGACCGGGCTGGTCGCCGCGTCGAGGTCCTCGGGGCGCGGGGAGTCTTTCAGTCGCACGGAGCCGCTCTTGTAGTTCTTTTTGATATCTCCCATTACATCCCTAAATCGTACCCTCAGAGGCATAAGCGGCTCGAAATCGCAACATATCGTGGTGAATTGTTCATGATGTATCAACTGGATCGTCAGGATCGTTCGGGACGTTTCACCGGGCGGATCGGTCGGACCGAGAGAATAGGGAGTTCCGCGGCCGGTGGCGGGGTGGATCCCCCGCGCCGCCGCAGCCGCCGTCGGTCGTCCGCCATCGTCGGTCGTCCGCCGCCGTCAGTCGTCGGCGGCCGCCGGGCCGGTCGGCTCGGCGACGCTCGCGTCGGCGGCGACCGCGGGACCGGTCACCGCCTCGGCGACCTTCTCGATCGGGTGCGGCGGGGCCTCGGTGCCCTCGTCGCGGTCGCCCAGCTGGGACCGGCAGGACGCGCCGGGCGCGGTCACCGTCTCGCCGTCGCTCTCGTCGACCTGATCGAAGAGGATCCGCCCGATCGCCTTCGAGATGTCGTAGTGCTCCGACTCGTAGCCGAAGGAGCCGGCCATCCCACAACACGACGAGTCGAGCGGGTCCACGTCGTAGCCGGCGCGCCGCAACACGCCGACCGCGTGGTGGTCCTTGTTCGTGGCCTTCTGGTTACAGTGGCCGTGATAGGTGAGCGACTCCGCGGGCGCGTCGAACGCCAACTGCTCGTCGACGCGGCCGGCGTCGAGATACTCTAACACGCCGTAGGCGGCGGCGGAGACGGCCTCGACGTCGTCGCCGTCGAGGAGGTCGAGGTACTCGTCTTGGAACATCACGGCGTCCGACGGCTCGACGAACACGACCGACTGCCCGTCGCGGACCCGTGGCGCGAGCCGCTCGACGTTGGTCGCGGCGCGCTCGCGGGCCTCGTCGAGGAAGCCCGTCGAGAACGCCGCCCGGCCGGAGGGAGCGAGGTCGTCGGGCACCTCCACGCGGACGTTCGCGGCCTCCAACACCGAGACGGCCGCCTTCCCGGCCGCCGGGTAGCTGTAGTTGGTGTAGGTGTCCGGGAACAGCGCCACCGTGTCGACCGCCTCGTCGGGCGCGACCGTCGAGCCGCCGCGCGCCGCGAACCAGTCCTCGAAGCTCTCCGAGCGGAACGTCGGCAGTTCGCGGTCGGGCGCGATCCCTGCGACCGCGTCCATTACGGCGCGAGCGCCGGGGATCTTCGTCGCCGCGTTCGAGACCGGCGCGAGCGCGCTCCCCAGCGCGGAGAAGCGGTCGATGTCCCGGAAGATCCGCTCGCGGAGCCCCGACCCCTCCTCCTCGTGGTGCTCGTGTTTCACCTCGGCCTTCAGCTTCGCGAGGTCGACCCCGGTCGGGCAGTCGCTCTTACACCCCTTACAGCCGACACAGAGGCCGAGCACCTCCTCTTGGAACCGGTCGGAGTGGATCTCGTCGTCGTCCAGTTCGCCGCTGATGGCGGCCCGGAGCATGTTCGCGCGCCCGCGGGTCGCCTGGATCTCCTCCTCGGAGGCGCGGTAGGTCGGGCACATCACGCCGGAGTCGGTCTCGCGGCACGTCCCGCAGCCGTTACACAGCTCGACGAGATGGGAGAAGCCGCCCTCGTCGTCGAAGTCCAGCTCCGTCTGCGGCTCGATCGACTCGTACGCCGGGCCGTACCGGAGGTTCTCGCGCATGTCCGTGTCGGCCGCGGTGTCGGGGTAGCCGCGCTCGGCGGCGGCCTCCCCGTCGACGTAGACGACCTTGCCCGGGTTCATCCGCCACTCGGGGTCGAACGTCGACTTGAGCTCCTGAAAGGCGCTCCAGAGGTCCTCGCCGTACATTTTCGGGTTGAACTCGGTGCGCGCGAGCCCGTCGCCGTGCTCGCCGGAGAACGCGCCGTGGTGCTCCAAGACGAGGTCCGTCACGTCCTCGGAGATGGAGTGCATCTTCTCGACGCCCTCCTCCTCCTTGAGCGAGAGGATCGGGCGGATGTGGAGCGTGCCGGAGCCCGCGTGCGCGAAGTAGGCGGCGGAGGTGTCGTGGTCCGTCAGCACGTCCTCGAACTGCCCGACATACTCGGCCAGCTCCTCGGGCGGCACCGTCGCGTCCTCGATGAACGGGTACGGCTTCGGGTCGCCGCGCATGCTCATGAGGAGCGGGATGGCCGCCTTGCGGAGCTTCCAGAGGTCTTCCTGATCCTCGTCAGTGTACGCCTCCAGCACGTCGAAGGCGTCGCCCCCGTCAACGAAGTGGGCGGTCGTGTCCGCGATCGCCGCCTCGAAGTCGTCGACCAGCTCCGAGTCCCACTCCAGCATCAGCGCCGCGGCCGCGCGGTCCGGGATCGGCTCGGCGTACTGGGCGAACTCCTGTGACCCCGCGGCGAGCGAGAACACCTCGTCGTCCATCAGCTCGACCGCGCTCACGGGGAACTCCAGCGCCTCGGGCACAGCCTTCATCGCGTCGACCAGCGAGTCGAACGTGTACAGCGCGAGCGCCGTCTCCTCCGGGCGGGTGACCAGCGACACCTCGGCCTCGACGATCGTGCCGAGGGTGCCCTCCGCGCCGACGAACAGCTTCGAGAGGTTGATCACTTCCTCGCCGTCGTCGTTCTCGTAGATCACCTTATGGAGGTTGTACCCCGACACCGAGCGCTTGAGGTTCGGGTACTTCTCGTCGATCTGCGCCTCGTTGTCCTCGACGAGCGCCCGGGTCGTCTCGTACAGCGAGGCCTCCAGGTCGTCGCCGGAGACGATCGCCTCGTACTCCGGCGAGTCGAGGACGACCTCCCGGGCGTGGAGCAGCGAGCCGTCCGCGAGCACGACCCTCAGTTCCTCCGTGTACGCGTCCGTGATCCCGTACCGCACCGAGTGCGCGCCGGTGGAGTTGTTGCCGATCCCGCCGACGACGGTCGCCCGCGCGGATGAGGCGGGGTCGGGCGCGAACTTCAGCCCGTCCTCCGCCAGCCGGTCGTCGAGGTGGTCCTGCACGACGCCGGGCTGGACCACCGCCCGCCGGTCGTCGGGCCGGACCTCGACGATCTCGTCCATGTGCTTCGAGAGGTCCAACACCACGCAGCCCGGCCCGACCGTCTGCCCGCCGAGCGAGGAGCCGGCTCCGCGCGGAATGACCGGGACGCCGTGGTCGGCCGCGACCGCCATCGCGGCCTGTACGTCCTCGACGGAGCGCGGCAGGACGACGCCGGCCGGCCGCGCCTGATAGATGCTCCCGTCGGTCGCGTACAGCACCTGCGCGTACTCGTCGAACTGGACCCCTCCCTCGACCCGGTCGCGGAGGTCCGACGCCAGCTCCCGGTAGGCGGCCACGTCCGGCCGGTCGTGACCGAGCGCGGCCGCGGACGTGTCCAAGTCCGGCGCGTCACTCCCCCACGTGGGTTCGGTTGCCATGGTGTACTCCGGGGCGAGAAAGCGAATAAAACCTTTGTTAATGATAAATTTGCGAGGCGACGCCGACGCGGCCGCCGTCGCCGAGGGAGCGGTTCCCGCCGGGATTTATGCCGTCACCGCGAGAGCCGGGTCCCATGGAGATACTCCACACGTGTCTCAACGTGGCCGACGCGGACCGGACGGCGGACTGGTACGTCGAACAGCTCGGGTTCGAGCGCTCCTGGGAGTTCACGACGGCGGACGGCGACACGCGGAACGTCTACGTCGCCGACGACGCGGGCGTCGAGTTCCAGCTGTCCGACACCGACGGCGAGGAGCCGGGAGACGACGGCGACAGGTACGACCACGTCGCGGTCGGCGTCGACGACGTCGACGAGGCGTTCGAATCGATCGACCACCACGGCGTCGTGAAGGAGCCGGGCGACCAGCCGGAGGCGGGCGCGCGGACCGCGTTCGTGAAGGACCCCGACGGGCACGCGGTCGAGCTGATCGAGCCGCTGTAGATAGAGCGAACGAGCGACGGGCGATACGCAGTTGTCGTCGATCCAACTGCGAAGACCTCCAAAGCCCCGCCCACACAGCAACCGTACCTCACGCCTCCCCAGCCTCGTCGCTGGCACCCTCCGCTTCGCTCCGGGGCCAGCGACTCCAGCGAGGGACCGAAGGTCCCTCTGGCAGCCGGCGCGTAGCGCCGGCGACCTCGCGCGTGCGCCTCGCGGGCCGATGGCCCGCTCGCAGGCACGCGCCGACCGCGTCGTTCTTTGTAAGTGGTCGTCGCCCTCGCTCACGGTCGTTCAGAGCACGACCGCTCCGGGACTGAGTCGACGCGAAAAAGTTCGAGGTGTCGGCGGGACGCGGGTCGAACGGTCGGTCGGCCGATTACAGGATGCCGGCGGCCTCGGCCTTCTCGACGATGTCTTGGGCCATCTTGTTGGTCGCCTCGTCGACCATCTGGCCGTCGACGGACACCGCGCCCTTGCCTTCCTCCATCGCCTCGGCGTAGGCGTCGACGATGCGCTTGGCGCGCTCGGCCGTCTCCGGGTCCGGCGCGAACACTTCGTTACCGATCTCGATCTGCGACGGGTGGATCGCCCACTTGCCGTCGCAGCCGATCATGCTGGCGTTCTCGGCGGACTCGCGGAACCCGTCGGGGTCCTCGATGTCGGCGTACGGACCGTCGAGACAGGGGAGGCCGGCCGACTTCGCCGCGGAGTTACACTCCGAGAGCGCGTGGTGCCAGTAGTGGCCGGGGTACTCCGGGAACTGGCCGATGTCGAGGCCGGGGGTCCCCATCGCCGCGGAGTAGTCGCCGGGGCCGAAGATGATAGAGGAGAGGCGGTCGGAGGCGTGGGCGATCTCGTGGACGTTGTGGATCCCCTCGCCGTCTTCGATCTGAGGTTCGAGCCCGATCGCGCCGACCTCCAGTCCGTTGTTCTCCTCGACCTGCGCGAGGAGGTTCTCGACGGTGTGAACGTCGCTGGCGGACTTCACCTTCGGGACGATGATGTCGTCGATGAACTCGCCCGCCTCGCCGACGACGGTGATCACGTCGTCGTACCACCACTTTGTGTCGATACCGTTCATGCGGAAGCTGAGGACCTTGTCGCTCCAGTCCTCCTCGCGGGCCGCCTCGATCAGCGGCTCGCGCGCGGCCGGCTTCGCGTCGGGCGCGACCGAGTCCTCTAAGTCGAGGAAGACCTCGTCGGCGTCGCTGTCGGCCGCCGAGTGCATCATCTTCTCGTCGCTCGCGGGCGTCGCCAGCTGCGTCCGACGAAGGGTGACGTCAGTCATGTGTGACGGATCTATCACCCTTATCCATGAAAATAAAGCTACCCCAGTCGGGGTTTTTTACGAGATGTCAGAATCGAGTTAACGCGCGGGGCTCCCTCGGCGGGTCAGTAGTCGCCGAGCACGCCCAACCGCCGCGCGCGCCGCGTGGCCGACTGGAACACGAGGTAGCCGCCGAGCAGGTAGCCGACCGCCACGGCGACGAGCAGGCCCAGGTCGGCGAGCGGGAACTCCCACAGGCGGATCCCGTCGACCATCGCGCGCTGGAGCATGGCGCTCCCGTGCGCCAGCGGGAGGACGCGCGTCCACGACAGGTCGAAGACGGGCGCGGAGATCAGCGCCACGAAACCGAACTGGAGCAGGTTGAGCCAGTTGCCGATCCGCTTGTACAGCACCGTCACGCCGCCCGCGGCGAACCCGAGCCCGAGGACCGAAACGATCGACAGCCCCGCGACGACGACCACCGTCACCGGCGCGAGGCTGAGCCGCGTTCCGGTCGCGAGGAGCATCACGGCGAGGATCACCGCGCTCGTGAGGAACGTCCGCACCACCTTCGCGACCCCCTTCAACAGCGCGACGGGCGCGAAGCCGAACGGGGTGGTGATGTGGCGCTCCAGGGTCCCCCACTGCACCTCGCTGCCGATGTCGTTCGACACCGACGAGTACGCGCCCACCGACAGCGTCCACAGGAAGTAGCCGACGACGATCCCCTCGATCGAGTCCGTCAGCGCCTGCCCCGCGAGCAGCTGGCCGCCGAGGAACAGCGCCGCGAAGAAGAACAGCGACACCACGATCCCGCCGATCGCGTTCGCCGGGTAGCGCACGAAGATCAGGAACTCCCGGTACAGCACGGCCCGCGCGAGGTGGTAGTAGGTGGCCGGCCGCGGCTCGCCCTCCTCCACGGCCGCGGCGTCGGTCGCGTCCGCGGCCCGCGACCCGTCCGCGCTCGACGCGTCGGCGGCCGCCGCGTCCGCCGACGGCGCGTCGCCGCTCACGCGGAGTCACCTCCGGGAACGCTGCCGGTGCGTTCGAGGAACACGTCCTCCAGGTCGGGCTGGACCGTCCGGATATCCGAGACCGTGACGCCGGCCGCTCGGAGGGCGTCGGTGAGGTCGTACAGCCGGTCGCCGCCCGCGACGACCGACACCGCGGGCGGGGTCGCCTCGCGGTCGACCGCGACGACCTCGAAGCGCTCGCGGAGCCCCGCGACCGTCTCGCGATCGAGGTCGAGGCTCGCCACGCGGACGATGTCGCGGTCGGCCGCGCCAAGCAGCGCCGCGACCGTGTCGTCGGCGACGATCCGGCCGTTCGACAACATGACGACGCGGTCGCACACCGCCTCGATCGTCGTCATGTCGTGGCTGCTGACGACGATGGTGAGCCCCTCCTCGGCCGCGAGCCGGCGCAGCTCCGCCCGGAGCGTCCGCGCGCTCTCGACGTCGAGCCCCAGCGTCGGCTCGTCTAGGAAGACCAGCTCCGCGCCGCCCGCCAGTACGCTCGCCAGCGACACCTTCTGTTTCATGCCGCGCGAGAGGTCCCGGACCGGCGTGTCCGCCTTGTCGGTCAGGTCGAGCCGGTCGAGCAGCCGGTCGTGGCGCGCCGCCACCGAGTCGGGGTCGACGCCGCTCACCGTCGCGAAGTAGCGCAGGTTCTCGCGGACGGTGAGCCGCCAGTAGTCGTTTCGCGCGCCCTCCAGCATCGCGTCCACGTCGGCGTAGGCCGTCCCGCGCCCGTCGCGCACGTCGCTGCCGAACACCCGGACCGACCCCGCGTCGGGGATGACGATCCCCAGCGCGCACTTGATCAGCGTCGTCTTGCCCGCGCCGTTCGGGCCGAGCAGGCCGACGACCGACCCGCGCTCGACGGTGAGGCTCACGTCGTCGACCGCGGTCACGGCGTCGTCGCCGTCGCCGAACCGCTTCGTGAGGTTCTCGACCGCGAGGGCGGGCGGACCGGGCGTCCCGTCGCTCGGTGCGTCGTCCGCCTCGCTCCGCGTCTCGTCGCGCTCGCGGGGACCGCCGCGCGCGCTCGCCGCGCTCCGTGCCATTGCCCCGCGGTACGGGCCGAGCGGGGATATATCCGCGCTCGCCCCCCAACACGCTCGTGGACCTCGACCGATTCGCGGCGGACGCCCCCGACGACGACGCGCCGGGCGACGCCCGCGTCTGCGTCGTCGCGACGCAGTCGGACACCTTCGAGCGCTGCCGCGAGGGCTTTTACCCCGCCCCGCGCTCGTACGACCGCACCCGCGCCGACTTCGAGTACCTGGCCTTCTACCGGACGGCCCCCGTCTCCGCGGTCACGCACTACGCCCGCGTGGCCGCCCGCACCGAGCAGGCCCGCGGCGAGCCGGGGCCCATGGACGAAGACGACTGGACGGCGCTGATCGACCCGTTCTCCGAGGAGCGCGTCGTGGTCGTCTTCGAGTTCGACGACCTCGTGCCGCTGGACCGGCCGGTCGAGAACGACCGGAACGGCGTGCGCGGCGCGTGGTACTGTACGGTCGCGGACCTACGCGCGGCGGAGACGCTGTCGGCGCTCCGCGACCGATCCGAGACCTGAGGCGGTAGCCGCGCGGAGACCTGAGACGACGACCGCGCCGACCCCTCACCCGCCGTCGGCGCGGACGGACGGGGACGCCGCCTCGCTCCCGTCCCGCGAGACGCGCGCGACCCGGTCGTTCGCGGCCGGCGGCGTCGCGGCGTGGTCCGGGTGGAGACAGCCGAACAGCGCCTCCAGCGAGTCGACGAGCCGGTGGCTCGGCCGGTTGAAGAGTCCGTTGCCGTCGACCGCGTAGGCGCGGTCGCGGCGGACCGCGCGCAACTCGTCGAAGCCGGGGCGGTCCGCGAGGTCGCCGACCGCCTCGACGGCGCGGTCGCGGTCGAACCCGCAGGGCGCGACCGCCAGGGCCTCGGGGTCGGCGGCGCGGACGTCCGCCCACGCGACCGGCTCGGAGGGGCCGTCGGGCTGGAAGGAGGGGTCGCCGCCGGCGAGTTCGACCATGTCGCGCACCCAGTGGCCCGCCCGGATCGGCGGCTCCGTCCAGTCGAGGACGGCGGTCCGGGGGCGTCCCTCGTCGGCGACCGCCCGCTCGGCGCGCTCCCGGACCGCGTCGACGCGCTCGCGGAGGTCCGCGCGGAGCGCGTCCGCGGCCGCCGCCTCGCCGACCGCCTCGCCGATCCGCACGACGTCGTCGAGGGCGTCGGCGAAGGAGTGCGGGTCCAGCGCGAGCACGTCGGGCGCGGGGTCGAGGCGCTCGGCGGCCGCCCGGACCTCGCCCGC
This genomic stretch from Halorubrum hochsteinianum harbors:
- a CDS encoding methyl-accepting chemotaxis protein is translated as MLNAITTRYGRRVGAAVLLTLAATLGFVALFAGHVATVGTPAAATAALTAVGVVVTLNLGLLGIVLVGNVAVELRRLTETAEAVGRGEFDANATSDRRDEIGRLFDAFDETRRSLRDAVAESERAQSEAETAREEAEELSDTLLDRAEEIGGAMERAAEGDLTRRLSEDSDVDAIERITAAYNEMTGGLSTTVEDIQSFAGDVEATSEEMAAEADDVAAMNEEVAAEMRELADELDEQTDRLRETAADTDDFSATVEEIASTTDEVAGDASAAADLGEEGEARAREAIEAIVAIGDLLADLDELVAGLDDRMDGVAETTDVIADIAEQTNILALNASIEASRAGGDGDGFAVVADEVKGLAEETRESTTEIEATIGEVTEDVSAVAGEMDRTMTELDETTAAVREAGTAIEELTGTVEDVDVAMGDIARATDEGAEGIESVAARVEAVHGSATDAADRARKLAETADDTAETVGDLAETATALAERTASLTERLDQFETRATDATPGSVTAATAAAADAEPGPGATDAAADGGDAPPDPAGGDAEVSADD
- a CDS encoding FAD-binding and (Fe-S)-binding domain-containing protein — protein: MATEPTWGSDAPDLDTSAAALGHDRPDVAAYRELASDLRDRVEGGVQFDEYAQVLYATDGSIYQARPAGVVLPRSVEDVQAAMAVAADHGVPVIPRGAGSSLGGQTVGPGCVVLDLSKHMDEIVEVRPDDRRAVVQPGVVQDHLDDRLAEDGLKFAPDPASSARATVVGGIGNNSTGAHSVRYGITDAYTEELRVVLADGSLLHAREVVLDSPEYEAIVSGDDLEASLYETTRALVEDNEAQIDEKYPNLKRSVSGYNLHKVIYENDDGEEVINLSKLFVGAEGTLGTIVEAEVSLVTRPEETALALYTFDSLVDAMKAVPEALEFPVSAVELMDDEVFSLAAGSQEFAQYAEPIPDRAAAALMLEWDSELVDDFEAAIADTTAHFVDGGDAFDVLEAYTDEDQEDLWKLRKAAIPLLMSMRGDPKPYPFIEDATVPPEELAEYVGQFEDVLTDHDTSAAYFAHAGSGTLHIRPILSLKEEEGVEKMHSISEDVTDLVLEHHGAFSGEHGDGLARTEFNPKMYGEDLWSAFQELKSTFDPEWRMNPGKVVYVDGEAAAERGYPDTAADTDMRENLRYGPAYESIEPQTELDFDDEGGFSHLVELCNGCGTCRETDSGVMCPTYRASEEEIQATRGRANMLRAAISGELDDDEIHSDRFQEEVLGLCVGCKGCKSDCPTGVDLAKLKAEVKHEHHEEEGSGLRERIFRDIDRFSALGSALAPVSNAATKIPGARAVMDAVAGIAPDRELPTFRSESFEDWFAARGGSTVAPDEAVDTVALFPDTYTNYSYPAAGKAAVSVLEAANVRVEVPDDLAPSGRAAFSTGFLDEARERAATNVERLAPRVRDGQSVVFVEPSDAVMFQDEYLDLLDGDDVEAVSAAAYGVLEYLDAGRVDEQLAFDAPAESLTYHGHCNQKATNKDHHAVGVLRRAGYDVDPLDSSCCGMAGSFGYESEHYDISKAIGRILFDQVDESDGETVTAPGASCRSQLGDRDEGTEAPPHPIEKVAEAVTGPAVAADASVAEPTGPAAADD
- a CDS encoding acyl-CoA thioesterase, with translation MPSVSGTYIENRQRVQPTHTNNYESAHGGNVVKWMDEIGAMSAMRAAGETCVTAKINGLDFKRPVPQGDTCVIESYVYAVGRTSLRTRIRAYRESPRTGERQLTTESYFVFVAVDESGTPTAVPELAVTGDRCRELRDEALAAEPDEER
- a CDS encoding ABC transporter ATP-binding protein, which gives rise to MARSAASARGGPRERDETRSEADDAPSDGTPGPPALAVENLTKRFGDGDDAVTAVDDVSLTVERGSVVGLLGPNGAGKTTLIKCALGIVIPDAGSVRVFGSDVRDGRGTAYADVDAMLEGARNDYWRLTVRENLRYFATVSGVDPDSVAARHDRLLDRLDLTDKADTPVRDLSRGMKQKVSLASVLAGGAELVFLDEPTLGLDVESARTLRAELRRLAAEEGLTIVVSSHDMTTIEAVCDRVVMLSNGRIVADDTVAALLGAADRDIVRVASLDLDRETVAGLRERFEVVAVDREATPPAVSVVAGGDRLYDLTDALRAAGVTVSDIRTVQPDLEDVFLERTGSVPGGDSA
- a CDS encoding L-lactate permease: MTTGVDVAIAAVPLLLAGVLLVGFLWPATRAMPLAWVAAIGVGYFAWNMPVNWLAGASAVGVMTAIEILWIVFGALVLLYTLMEAGAFDRINRGFATVSDDRRVQIVLIAFFMATFIEGAAGFGTPAAVVAPLLLGLGFPALAAVVAAIIGHIIAVTYGAVGTPIVVGIQSPMESVDFTRTAIEGGGMTVREFSVEVAAWAATYHALVGFVMPLFAVGMVVYFFGDPDERSLAPAWEVAPLCLVAGISFAVPYWVSAWFLTAEFPALIGSMVGGAIVLSILRAGYLLPDEDWEFPERDRWEDHWVGSIEPGQSNGSNGGAESRGGVSPEAEAADITDVDEEMSLLKAWSPYVLLVVLLVVTRAVGPISDFINRSAFVINWNDILGTTLSGSVAWMNVPGFWLLVSAVLAIPIFGMSGQEVGDAWREAARKIVSPFIALVFVIAMVQVMLQSGAHPSAPEVGSMIVLLAQTTADLLGVAYPAFASLIGALGAAMAGSNTVSNITFGAFQFEAATQLGLPRTIIVGAQAVGGAIGNLVAIHNLVAALATVGLLGQEGRVMRLNLIPLLYYATGVGLLCLLFSYVLFTGVF
- a CDS encoding HpcH/HpaI aldolase/citrate lyase family protein translates to MTDVTLRRTQLATPASDEKMMHSAADSDADEVFLDLEDSVAPDAKPAAREPLIEAAREEDWSDKVLSFRMNGIDTKWWYDDVITVVGEAGEFIDDIIVPKVKSASDVHTVENLLAQVEENNGLEVGAIGLEPQIEDGEGIHNVHEIAHASDRLSSIIFGPGDYSAAMGTPGLDIGQFPEYPGHYWHHALSECNSAAKSAGLPCLDGPYADIEDPDGFRESAENASMIGCDGKWAIHPSQIEIGNEVFAPDPETAERAKRIVDAYAEAMEEGKGAVSVDGQMVDEATNKMAQDIVEKAEAAGIL
- a CDS encoding ABC transporter permease, yielding MSGDAPSADAAAADASSADGSRAADATDAAAVEEGEPRPATYYHLARAVLYREFLIFVRYPANAIGGIVVSLFFFAALFLGGQLLAGQALTDSIEGIVVGYFLWTLSVGAYSSVSNDIGSEVQWGTLERHITTPFGFAPVALLKGVAKVVRTFLTSAVILAVMLLATGTRLSLAPVTVVVVAGLSIVSVLGLGFAAGGVTVLYKRIGNWLNLLQFGFVALISAPVFDLSWTRVLPLAHGSAMLQRAMVDGIRLWEFPLADLGLLVAVAVGYLLGGYLVFQSATRRARRLGVLGDY
- a CDS encoding VOC family protein; translation: MEILHTCLNVADADRTADWYVEQLGFERSWEFTTADGDTRNVYVADDAGVEFQLSDTDGEEPGDDGDRYDHVAVGVDDVDEAFESIDHHGVVKEPGDQPEAGARTAFVKDPDGHAVELIEPL